Within Fusobacterium sp. SYSU M8D902, the genomic segment TGGGGTGTCGCCAAGCGGTAAGGCAACGGACTTTGACTCCGTCATGCGTTGGTTCGAATCCAGCCACCCCAGCCATTTGATAACTACCACTTAATTCAAATTAAGTGGTTTTTTTTATTTCATTTTTAAAAAAATATATGCTATAATGAAAAAAAATATATTGAGGTGGTTTTTTATGGATAACAGAATTTTACAACTTGCAAAAAACTTAGTTTCTCACTCTTGTAGAGTTGAAAAAGGAGAGCGTGTTCTCATAGAGATCTTTGGAGATGCTCCTAAAAATCTAGCAAAAGCTCTAGTTAAAGAGGTAACTAATGTTGGTGGACTACCCTTTGTAACATTAAAAGATCAATCTATTACTAGAGAGCTTATTAAAAACTCTACTAAAGAACAGATTGAATTGATGGCTAAGTATGAATTAGAAAGAATGAAAGATATGGATTGCTATATTGGTATTAGAGGAAGCGAAAACACTGCTGAATTATCTGATGTTGCAGATGATAAGATGAGACTTTACTCTGATTGCTTCTCAATGCCTGTACACTTAAAAGAGAGAGTTAATAATACTAAATGGGTAGTTTTAAGATACCCAAACAACTCTATGGCTCAACTTGCAAATACATCTTTAGAGAGTTTTGAAGACTTCTATTTTGATGTTTGTTGCTTAGATTACTCTAAAATGGAAAAGGCTATGGATTCTCTATCTCAACTTTTGGAGAAATCTGATAAAGTTAGAATAACTGGTCCAGGTACAGATATCTCTTTCTCTATTAAAGATATACCTAATGTTAAGTGTTTTGGTCGTAGAAATATTCCTGATGGGGAGGTTTATACAGCTCCTATCAGAAATAGTGTAAATGGAGTTATATCTTACAATACACCGTCTGTATATGAGGGATTTACTTTTGAAAATATAGTATTTGAGTTTAAAGATGGAAAGATTATAAAAGCTACTTCTAATAATACAGAAAAGTTAAATGAGATTTTAAATTCTGATGAAGGAGCTAGATATATTGGAGAGTTTGCTTTTGGAGTGAACCCATATATTCTAAAACCTATGAAAGATACATTGTTTGATGAAAAGATTTCTGGAAGTATACACTTCACTCCTGGTCAAGCTTATAAACTAGCTGATAACGGAAACAAATCTAATATTCACTGGGATCTAGTTCTTATCCAAAGACCTGAATTTGGTGGTGGAGAGATTTGGATAGATGATATTTTAGTTAGAAAAGATGGAATTTTTGTATTAGAAGAATTAAAAGTTCTAAATCCTGAAAATTTAAAATAATTCGGAGGAGATTATGAATATACTTATGGCTCTCTCTCAGCTTGAAGTGACGGGAGCAGAGGTTTATGGTGTTACATTGAGTGATGAACTTATAAAGAGAGGAAATAAAGTTATAATTGTTTCTGACACCCTTACAAAGAAAACTCAAGCTAAATATATAAAGCTTGAATTTAATAAAAGAGGTTTATCTCAAAGAATAAAACAGGTTCAAACTCTACTTAAAATTATAAAAGATAATGATATTCAAGTTGTTCATGCACACTCAAGAGCTTCCTCATGGAGCTGTGAGATAGCTTGTAAAATAGCTGGTATTCCACTAATTACTACAGTACATGGAAGACAACCAGTACATCTTAGTAGAAAAATATTCAAAGCTTTTGGAGATAAGAGTTTAACAGTTTGTGAAAATATAAAAAAACATCTCATAGATGAATTGGGAGTAAAGAGCAGTAAAATCGAGATTCTTAGAAATCCTATTGAAACAGCTAAATATCCATTTAATTATTGTGATACCTTTGAGAAAGAGGAGAGAACTGTATCT encodes:
- a CDS encoding aminopeptidase, translating into MDNRILQLAKNLVSHSCRVEKGERVLIEIFGDAPKNLAKALVKEVTNVGGLPFVTLKDQSITRELIKNSTKEQIELMAKYELERMKDMDCYIGIRGSENTAELSDVADDKMRLYSDCFSMPVHLKERVNNTKWVVLRYPNNSMAQLANTSLESFEDFYFDVCCLDYSKMEKAMDSLSQLLEKSDKVRITGPGTDISFSIKDIPNVKCFGRRNIPDGEVYTAPIRNSVNGVISYNTPSVYEGFTFENIVFEFKDGKIIKATSNNTEKLNEILNSDEGARYIGEFAFGVNPYILKPMKDTLFDEKISGSIHFTPGQAYKLADNGNKSNIHWDLVLIQRPEFGGGEIWIDDILVRKDGIFVLEELKVLNPENLK